From the genome of Verrucomicrobiaceae bacterium, one region includes:
- a CDS encoding D-sedoheptulose 7-phosphate isomerase, whose amino-acid sequence MFDSLFQTHLTEHQDAITRLSAMSDQIAPLADAWLTALKNGKKIIFFGNGGSAADAQHLAAELVVRYRKNRPALAGLALTTDTSILTAHSNDFGFETVFARQIEALAQPGDVALGISTSGTSPNILAGLRAANERGCITIAFTGEKDSECSKLAQLAFRAPSAITARIQECHLLIGHLLCDVAEQTL is encoded by the coding sequence ATGTTTGACAGTCTGTTCCAAACCCATCTCACTGAGCACCAAGACGCCATCACTCGCCTCAGCGCCATGAGCGATCAAATCGCCCCGCTGGCCGACGCCTGGCTCACAGCCCTCAAAAACGGCAAAAAGATCATCTTCTTCGGCAACGGCGGCAGCGCTGCAGATGCCCAGCACCTCGCCGCCGAGCTCGTCGTTCGCTACCGCAAAAATCGCCCAGCACTGGCCGGCCTTGCCCTGACGACCGACACCTCCATCCTGACCGCCCACAGCAACGATTTCGGCTTTGAAACCGTCTTCGCCCGCCAAATCGAAGCCCTCGCCCAACCCGGCGATGTCGCCCTCGGCATCTCCACCAGCGGAACCAGCCCCAACATCCTCGCCGGCCTCCGAGCCGCCAACGAACGCGGCTGCATCACCATCGCCTTCACCGGCGAAAAAGACTCCGAGTGCTCCAAATTGGCCCAACTGGCCTTCCGAGCACCTTCAGCCATCACCGCCCGCATCCAAGAGTGTCATCTACTGATCGGACACCTGCTGTGTGATGTGGCAGAGCAGACGCTGTAA
- a CDS encoding PLP-dependent transferase — MKDDPTIPADARFETRAIHVGQDWRSETGAVIPPIYMTSTFETGNPGGFDYTRSGNPNFRNLQATLASLENAQHCTIFASGISSISAIMFSLKARDTILSEQQIYGATYRLFERVLRRFDIKIKYADLTNPANYALIKDLKPALVWLESPTNPLLKVLDIKAISDAAHKVGSVVAVDNTFASSLLQQPLDLGADLSQISTTKYTNGHSDCLGGAVCTNHAEWQEKMIFAQKALGLQPSPFDAWLVARGAKTEAVRMERHSSNALELAKRLEGRKGVKGVKYPFLTSHPQYKLAKKQMKLGGGMLLADFGLSYAKTLDFIRRLRLFTQAESLGGIESLVAHPASMTHASFPKDVREAAGVTDSLVRFSVGIEHVEDLWADIDRALKGK, encoded by the coding sequence ATGAAGGACGATCCCACTATCCCCGCTGACGCACGCTTTGAGACCCGCGCTATCCACGTCGGGCAGGATTGGCGTAGTGAAACGGGCGCTGTGATCCCGCCCATTTATATGACCTCGACTTTCGAGACGGGGAATCCGGGCGGTTTTGATTACACGCGCTCTGGTAACCCGAATTTCCGCAACCTACAGGCCACGCTGGCTTCCCTGGAGAATGCGCAGCATTGCACCATTTTCGCCAGCGGCATCAGCAGCATCAGCGCGATCATGTTTTCGCTCAAAGCGAGGGATACGATCCTCAGTGAGCAACAGATCTACGGTGCGACGTATCGGCTGTTTGAGAGGGTGCTGCGCCGTTTTGATATCAAGATCAAATACGCGGACCTGACCAATCCGGCGAACTATGCGCTCATCAAGGACCTGAAACCGGCGCTGGTGTGGCTGGAGTCGCCGACGAATCCGCTTTTGAAGGTTTTGGACATCAAGGCGATCTCCGATGCGGCGCATAAGGTGGGTAGCGTGGTGGCGGTGGATAATACGTTTGCCTCCAGCTTGCTCCAGCAGCCGCTGGATCTGGGCGCGGACCTTTCACAGATCAGTACGACGAAGTACACGAATGGCCACAGCGATTGCCTGGGAGGTGCGGTGTGCACGAACCATGCGGAGTGGCAGGAAAAGATGATTTTTGCGCAAAAAGCACTCGGTTTGCAGCCGAGTCCGTTTGATGCGTGGCTGGTCGCTCGCGGTGCAAAGACGGAGGCGGTGCGAATGGAGCGTCATAGCTCCAATGCGCTGGAATTGGCGAAGAGGCTGGAAGGCCGCAAAGGGGTGAAAGGCGTGAAGTACCCGTTTTTGACCAGTCACCCGCAGTATAAGCTGGCGAAGAAGCAGATGAAGCTGGGCGGTGGCATGCTGCTGGCGGATTTCGGCCTGAGTTACGCGAAGACGCTCGATTTCATCCGCCGTCTGCGGCTTTTCACGCAGGCGGAGAGCCTGGGAGGGATCGAGAGCCTGGTGGCGCATCCGGCGAGCATGACGCATGCATCTTTCCCGAAAGATGTCCGCGAGGCGGCTGGCGTGACCGATAGTCTGGTGCGCTTCTCCGTGGGGATCGAGCATGTGGAGGATCTATGGGCGGATATTGATCGTGCACTGAAGGGGAAATGA
- a CDS encoding low specificity L-threonine aldolase encodes MKYHFASDNTSGVCPEAWRALEEANHGYQPSYGADEITAEACEGFRRFFETECDVYFVFNGTAANSLALASLCRSYNSIITAHEAHVETDECGAPEFFSHGSKILLARSPLGKLDPVDVERIVLSRSDLHFPKPRALSISQSTELGTVYRPGEIKGLGALAKQHGLGIHMDGARFFNALASQSCSPADITWRAGVDVLCCGGTKLGMAVTEAVVFFNPELSRDFQYRCKQAGQLCSKMRFISAQWLRMLRDDTWKKHASSANMLARRLSDALGHLPGVQILYPVDANAVFAKLPDPMKKGLKERGWVFYSFIGGGTRLMCSWRTTEADVDAFVSDATSLA; translated from the coding sequence CTGAAATACCACTTCGCTTCGGACAATACGTCAGGCGTTTGTCCAGAGGCTTGGCGGGCGCTGGAGGAGGCGAATCACGGCTACCAGCCTAGTTACGGCGCGGATGAGATCACGGCGGAGGCGTGTGAGGGTTTTCGGCGCTTTTTTGAGACCGAATGTGATGTGTACTTTGTCTTTAATGGCACAGCGGCCAATTCCCTGGCTTTGGCCTCTCTCTGCCGCAGTTACAATAGCATCATCACCGCGCATGAGGCGCATGTGGAGACGGACGAGTGTGGGGCTCCGGAGTTCTTCTCCCACGGCTCGAAAATCCTCCTCGCACGTAGTCCGTTGGGCAAGCTGGACCCGGTAGATGTGGAGCGTATCGTGCTCAGCCGCAGCGATCTGCATTTCCCTAAGCCGCGGGCACTGAGCATTAGCCAAAGCACGGAGCTAGGCACGGTATATCGCCCCGGTGAGATCAAAGGTCTCGGAGCCCTGGCGAAGCAGCATGGGCTAGGCATCCACATGGATGGTGCACGGTTTTTTAATGCGCTAGCCAGTCAGAGCTGCTCGCCTGCGGACATCACCTGGCGTGCGGGGGTCGATGTCCTGTGCTGCGGAGGCACGAAGCTTGGGATGGCGGTGACCGAAGCGGTCGTGTTTTTTAATCCAGAGCTCTCCCGGGACTTCCAATATCGCTGCAAGCAGGCGGGGCAGCTTTGCTCAAAGATGCGCTTCATCTCTGCGCAGTGGCTACGGATGCTCCGTGATGATACCTGGAAAAAACACGCCTCCAGCGCCAATATGCTCGCTAGGAGACTCAGCGACGCCTTGGGGCATTTACCTGGCGTGCAGATTCTCTACCCTGTCGATGCGAATGCGGTCTTCGCCAAGCTGCCAGATCCAATGAAGAAAGGGCTCAAGGAGCGTGGCTGGGTCTTTTATAGCTTCATCGGCGGGGGCACACGACTCATGTGCTCCTGGCGCACGACGGAGGCAGATGTCGATGCATTCGTGAGTGACGCTACCTCCTTGGCCTAA
- a CDS encoding 3-deoxy-7-phosphoheptulonate synthase, giving the protein MSQSHPTDDLRVADILPLIQPALLMHEYPLGDTEASFVEKSRKQAEAILNLHDDRLLVVVGPCSIHDTKSALEYGRHILAARAKHGADLEIVMRVYFEKPRTTVGWKGFINDPHLDGSYDINNGLRGARGLLIELAQMGIPAGTEFLDVITPQYIADVVVWGAIGARTTESQVHRQLASGLSMPVGFKNGTDGGIQVALDAIEAAKGQHSFLSVTKDGVAAIVNTKGNNACHVILRGGKAGTNFDAAAIKTTADQLAARGLPASVMIDCSHGNSLKDYRKQPLVSASLSEQLAAGSKAVTGVMIESHLVESRQDCKPGVPLTYGQSITDACVNWSTTEAMLDELAAAVRQRRKQA; this is encoded by the coding sequence GTGAGCCAATCACACCCCACAGACGACCTCCGCGTCGCAGACATCCTCCCGCTCATCCAGCCCGCGCTCCTCATGCACGAGTACCCGCTGGGTGATACAGAGGCCTCATTCGTCGAAAAATCACGCAAACAGGCCGAAGCGATTCTCAATCTCCACGACGACCGCCTCCTCGTCGTCGTCGGCCCCTGTTCCATCCACGATACCAAGTCCGCACTCGAATACGGTCGCCACATCCTCGCTGCGCGGGCGAAACACGGCGCAGACCTGGAAATCGTCATGCGTGTCTATTTTGAAAAGCCCCGCACCACCGTCGGCTGGAAAGGCTTCATCAATGATCCGCACCTCGACGGCAGCTATGACATCAATAACGGCCTACGCGGCGCACGCGGCCTGCTCATCGAGCTCGCGCAGATGGGCATCCCCGCTGGCACCGAGTTCCTCGATGTCATCACGCCGCAATACATCGCCGATGTCGTCGTCTGGGGAGCCATCGGAGCCCGCACGACAGAGAGCCAGGTGCACCGCCAGCTCGCCTCCGGCCTCAGCATGCCCGTCGGCTTCAAAAACGGCACCGACGGCGGCATCCAGGTCGCCCTGGACGCCATCGAGGCCGCCAAAGGCCAGCACAGCTTCCTCTCAGTCACCAAAGACGGCGTCGCCGCTATCGTGAACACCAAAGGGAACAACGCCTGCCACGTCATCCTGCGCGGGGGCAAAGCCGGCACCAACTTCGACGCAGCAGCGATCAAGACCACCGCCGACCAGCTCGCCGCACGCGGACTGCCCGCCAGCGTCATGATTGATTGCAGCCACGGCAACAGCCTCAAAGACTACCGCAAGCAGCCGCTCGTCAGCGCCTCCCTCAGCGAACAACTCGCCGCTGGCAGCAAAGCCGTCACCGGCGTCATGATCGAGAGCCATCTCGTCGAAAGCCGCCAAGACTGCAAACCCGGCGTGCCACTCACCTACGGCCAGAGCATCACCGACGCCTGCGTGAACTGGTCCACCACCGAGGCGATGCTCGACGAGCTCGCCGCCGCCGTGCGCCAGCGTCGCAAACAAGCATGA
- the galE gene encoding UDP-glucose 4-epimerase GalE: protein MNSAPLLITGGAGYIGSHTVRHLLERHESLIVLDNLVFGHLESLPVDRVTFVRGSLSDTAVMESIFAAYSPSAVLHFAAYAYVGESVTDPLKYYRNNLAAPLTLLEAMQRYECRQFILSSTCATYGNPVKIPIDESNPQMPVNPYGASKWMLERVLRDCDTAWGLKSVFLRYFNASGCHPSGEIGEDHDPETHLIPLVLQTALGLRSAITVFGTDYPTPDGTCIRDYIHVCDLASAHALALDYLRKGGETTAVNLGTGHGFSVKEIIRTAEDVTGKTIPVVYGERRSGDPAELIADPALAAQLLGWRAQHLDPREHIESAWRWMNQPHHGRYKKDHRTGPQRPN, encoded by the coding sequence ATGAATTCAGCTCCTCTTCTCATCACTGGCGGTGCCGGCTATATCGGTTCCCACACGGTACGGCACCTACTCGAGCGGCACGAAAGCCTGATCGTGCTCGATAATCTTGTTTTTGGCCACCTAGAATCTCTACCAGTGGACCGCGTCACCTTTGTCCGCGGGAGTCTCTCAGACACAGCCGTCATGGAGTCCATTTTTGCGGCCTACAGTCCATCTGCGGTACTGCATTTCGCTGCCTATGCCTACGTCGGTGAATCCGTGACTGATCCACTGAAATACTACCGCAATAATCTCGCCGCCCCCCTCACACTGCTGGAGGCCATGCAGAGGTATGAGTGCCGACAGTTCATCCTTTCCTCCACCTGTGCGACGTATGGCAACCCGGTGAAGATCCCGATCGACGAGAGCAATCCGCAAATGCCAGTGAATCCATACGGAGCCTCCAAGTGGATGCTCGAGCGAGTCCTGCGTGACTGCGATACGGCCTGGGGGCTCAAATCCGTCTTTCTGCGCTACTTCAATGCCAGCGGTTGCCATCCCAGTGGCGAGATCGGAGAGGATCACGACCCTGAGACGCACCTCATCCCGCTCGTGCTCCAGACGGCGCTAGGCCTGCGCAGTGCGATCACCGTCTTTGGCACAGATTACCCCACCCCAGATGGCACCTGCATCCGTGACTACATCCACGTCTGTGACCTCGCCTCAGCGCATGCGCTGGCACTCGATTACCTGCGTAAAGGGGGGGAGACTACCGCTGTGAATCTCGGCACAGGGCATGGCTTTAGCGTCAAAGAAATCATCCGCACAGCTGAAGACGTCACCGGTAAAACCATCCCCGTCGTCTATGGAGAGCGCCGCTCTGGCGATCCCGCCGAGCTCATCGCAGATCCCGCCCTCGCCGCACAGCTCCTCGGCTGGCGTGCCCAGCACCTCGATCCGCGCGAGCACATCGAGAGCGCTTGGCGCTGGATGAACCAGCCGCACCACGGCCGATACAAGAAAGACCACCGCACAGGCCCGCAGAGGCCGAATTGA
- a CDS encoding flippase translates to MQVIEQNVPDEAGGLPAVSTLRRLGSSFGWFGFQRLFVMALGIATSGLLARQLGAEKMGILASAQALVGFVGILSMGIDPTVFTDCLHRHPERENGIMGGTTIILALSSVVAWLVLACYMLLFWQKDMVLLTTTLVCGLKLFISFPAPVAFWFQSRLLTRHIVVPNTIGTLVLRGWQWVTGLLHWGVPWVALGEVISLLYVMAASFGAYGKLGKRIRDWWCDWRSGWEVFIHSIPALVAGTLAVFLNRMDLIMLRWLSDEREVGFYAAASALTESLLFVGGISTSVLTPLLLQARGEDVAHYARTRQVHMRMNTLAGWLLAVVLSLTAGMAVSLVYGAEFARSGELLSLHAFLLVPCLAGSALQCHLSLERQLAQMTVALVLALGVNFSLNWLLIPQWAGMGAAASTLCATLVAHVLAPLLLPLTRAYGKEALAAVLWPVPNIRSLTALSLPSH, encoded by the coding sequence ATGCAGGTTATTGAACAAAATGTCCCGGATGAAGCGGGCGGCTTGCCCGCTGTGAGCACTTTGCGTAGGCTGGGATCGAGTTTTGGATGGTTTGGTTTCCAGCGGCTTTTTGTGATGGCGCTGGGAATTGCCACGTCGGGGCTTCTCGCACGGCAACTTGGGGCCGAAAAAATGGGCATTTTGGCCTCGGCCCAAGCCTTGGTGGGTTTTGTCGGCATACTTAGCATGGGAATCGATCCCACAGTGTTTACAGACTGCCTCCACCGCCACCCAGAGCGTGAGAACGGCATCATGGGCGGTACGACGATCATTTTGGCGTTGTCCAGTGTGGTAGCGTGGCTTGTGTTGGCGTGTTACATGCTCCTTTTTTGGCAAAAGGACATGGTGTTGCTGACTACGACACTGGTCTGCGGTTTGAAGCTGTTCATCTCGTTTCCAGCACCGGTGGCTTTTTGGTTTCAGTCGAGGCTGCTGACTCGACACATCGTGGTACCCAATACGATTGGCACTCTGGTTTTGCGTGGATGGCAGTGGGTGACCGGGCTTCTGCATTGGGGAGTGCCCTGGGTAGCGCTGGGTGAGGTGATTTCCTTGTTGTATGTGATGGCGGCTTCCTTTGGCGCTTATGGGAAGCTGGGGAAACGAATCCGTGATTGGTGGTGTGACTGGCGCAGTGGCTGGGAGGTGTTTATTCATTCCATACCCGCCTTGGTCGCGGGCACGCTGGCCGTGTTTCTCAACCGCATGGACCTGATCATGCTGCGCTGGCTTTCAGATGAGCGTGAGGTCGGCTTCTATGCCGCTGCATCGGCTTTGACGGAGAGTCTGCTGTTCGTGGGAGGTATTTCGACCTCGGTACTGACACCGCTACTGCTACAAGCGCGGGGAGAGGATGTGGCGCACTATGCGCGTACGCGGCAGGTGCACATGAGGATGAATACACTGGCGGGTTGGCTGCTAGCGGTGGTGCTTTCCCTGACGGCTGGAATGGCGGTGTCCTTGGTCTATGGAGCCGAATTTGCACGCAGTGGGGAGTTGCTGTCCTTGCACGCCTTTTTGCTGGTTCCTTGTCTAGCGGGTTCGGCGCTGCAATGTCATCTGTCCTTGGAGCGGCAGCTTGCGCAGATGACCGTTGCTTTGGTTTTGGCCCTGGGGGTGAATTTTAGCCTGAACTGGCTGCTGATTCCTCAATGGGCGGGCATGGGTGCGGCAGCGTCCACTTTGTGCGCCACGCTGGTTGCACATGTGTTAGCCCCACTGCTGTTGCCACTCACTCGTGCGTATGGGAAGGAGGCATTGGCTGCGGTGCTCTGGCCTGTGCCAAATATTCGATCTCTGACGGCTCTATCCCTCCCCTCTCACTGA
- the frr gene encoding ribosome recycling factor encodes MDAEMTILECEEAMTKAVEHAIHEFASVRTGKANPTLVENLDVHVHSYGSHMKLKQLAMITTPDARLIRIEPFDSSTLQDIDRAIRESRLGLNGSIEGKVIRLPIPALSQERREQMVKMCKQLGEEARVRVRSARRSALEALKAAEKESSITEDDLHRMEKDVQTMTDKKIAEIDQHVVSKEKEILTV; translated from the coding sequence ATGGACGCTGAAATGACCATCCTCGAATGCGAAGAAGCCATGACCAAGGCTGTCGAGCATGCTATCCACGAATTCGCCTCGGTGCGGACCGGGAAGGCGAACCCTACGCTCGTCGAAAACCTCGATGTGCATGTGCATAGTTACGGTAGTCACATGAAGCTCAAACAGCTCGCCATGATCACCACGCCAGACGCTAGGCTGATCCGCATTGAGCCTTTCGATTCGAGCACCCTCCAGGACATCGACCGTGCGATCCGTGAGTCGCGGTTGGGGCTCAATGGCAGCATCGAAGGCAAGGTGATCCGCCTGCCCATCCCGGCCCTGTCGCAGGAGCGGCGTGAGCAGATGGTGAAAATGTGCAAACAGCTAGGTGAGGAGGCGCGAGTACGAGTGCGCAGCGCGAGACGCAGTGCCCTAGAGGCGCTGAAAGCGGCTGAAAAGGAAAGCAGCATCACGGAGGACGATCTGCATCGTATGGAGAAGGATGTGCAGACCATGACGGATAAAAAAATCGCCGAAATCGATCAGCACGTCGTCTCGAAAGAGAAGGAAATCCTCACGGTCTAA
- a CDS encoding UMP kinase: MSDSSPRKFRRVLLKLSGEALRQPGSTDNISPPIVEDMAAQIKAAHQTGLEIALVVGGGNFWRGVSASNKGMERATADYMGMLATVMNSLAVQSMLEAMDVPTRVQSAIKMDNVAEPFIRRVAMRHLELGRVVIFAAGTGNPFFSTDTTAALRASEISADIVLKATKVDGIYDADPNKNPNAVKFDRISFHECLTRQLKVMDATAFSLCMENNMPIGVFSMNEPDNIRRALTGEHIGTLVDATGV, encoded by the coding sequence ATGTCCGATTCATCTCCTCGCAAATTCCGTCGTGTCCTTCTCAAACTCAGCGGTGAGGCTTTGAGGCAGCCAGGAAGCACAGACAATATCAGCCCGCCCATCGTCGAAGACATGGCCGCTCAGATCAAGGCGGCCCACCAGACGGGGCTCGAAATCGCCCTAGTAGTCGGTGGCGGGAACTTTTGGCGTGGTGTCAGCGCCAGCAATAAAGGTATGGAACGTGCCACAGCGGACTACATGGGCATGCTAGCCACCGTGATGAACTCCCTGGCCGTGCAGAGTATGCTGGAGGCCATGGATGTGCCTACACGGGTGCAGAGTGCCATCAAAATGGACAACGTCGCAGAGCCCTTCATCCGCCGTGTAGCCATGCGGCACCTAGAACTCGGCCGCGTCGTCATTTTCGCCGCAGGCACCGGAAACCCCTTCTTTTCGACGGATACGACTGCGGCGCTGCGTGCGAGCGAGATCAGCGCTGATATCGTTTTGAAGGCTACAAAGGTGGATGGCATCTACGACGCCGATCCGAATAAAAACCCCAATGCCGTCAAATTCGACCGCATCAGTTTCCATGAGTGCCTCACCCGCCAGCTCAAGGTCATGGACGCCACCGCCTTCTCCCTCTGCATGGAAAACAACATGCCCATCGGCGTTTTCAGCATGAACGAGCCCGACAACATCCGCCGTGCCCTCACAGGTGAGCACATCGGCACCCTCGTGGACGCGACGGGTGTTTAG